A genomic region of Aureimonas populi contains the following coding sequences:
- the infB gene encoding translation initiation factor IF-2, translated as MAAEAAAAKAAEPKPEPVVEAEPVAKVEAPAPEKPPVAATPAAPAAPPSAPAPVAQAPVREPVRTAPPAGQRPQAPVRSSGPAGQSQRSGSPYGQQNRSGPQGARPGAPAGRPGQQGNRPAPAPGARQPRGAVLSDLSSKEMDARRRALELAKQREAEDRRLFQEEEARRIAEDERRRSEREESERRQAEEAARLEMEAAARKKAEEDAARRAQARPVGRAGARTPADVIPGPPPPADDLGLRPAGRTEFAGRARSKADEDERARRPGAKVAEAAKPSRGRGDADRRAGRVNLDRALSDEDARGRSLSSMRRRQEKFKRSQQNQQREKIAREVILPETITIQELANRMSERAVDVIKFLMAQGQMMKPGDVIDADLAELIASEFGHTVKRVAASDVEEGIFNVADNPENMVARPPVVTIMGHVDHGKTSLLDALRQTSVVSGEAGGITQHIGAYQVEQNGQKITFIDTPGHAAFTAMRARGAQATDIAILVVAADDSVMPQTIESISHAKAAGVPIIVAINKIDKPDADPQKVRTGLLQHEVFVESMGGEVLDVEVSAKKGTNLDKLLEAILLQSEVLELRADPERTAEGVVIEAKLDKGRGPVATVLVQSGTLKTGDIVVAGDQWGRVRALVDDKGKQLKTAGPSMPIEVLGMQGTPGAGDRFAVVENEAKAREIADYRQRLAREKAVAKSAGQRGSLEQMMSQLTDSGLKTFPLLIKGDVQGSIEAINTALEKLGTDEVQARIVHSGAGAITESDVQLAQTSNAAIIGFNVRANAQARTAADQAGIELRYYNVIYDLVDDVKQAMSGMLSPERRETFLGNAEILEVFHITKIGKVAGCRVTEGKVERGAGVRLIRDGVVIHEGTLKTLKRFKDEVAEVPGGQECGMAFQNYEDIRQGDVIECFRVEHVARSL; from the coding sequence GTGGCCGCCGAAGCGGCCGCGGCCAAGGCGGCAGAGCCGAAACCCGAGCCCGTAGTCGAGGCTGAACCAGTCGCCAAGGTGGAAGCGCCCGCTCCGGAGAAGCCGCCCGTGGCGGCGACTCCGGCCGCGCCGGCCGCGCCTCCCTCCGCGCCGGCGCCCGTCGCACAGGCGCCCGTCCGCGAGCCGGTTCGCACCGCGCCGCCGGCCGGGCAGCGCCCGCAGGCCCCTGTCCGCTCGTCCGGCCCCGCCGGCCAGTCGCAGCGTTCGGGTTCGCCCTACGGCCAGCAGAACCGCTCGGGCCCGCAAGGCGCGCGGCCGGGCGCTCCCGCGGGCCGCCCCGGGCAGCAGGGCAATCGTCCGGCGCCCGCTCCCGGCGCGCGCCAGCCGCGCGGTGCGGTGCTGTCGGACCTCTCCTCCAAGGAGATGGACGCGCGCCGCCGCGCCCTCGAGCTCGCCAAGCAGCGTGAGGCCGAGGATCGCCGTCTCTTCCAGGAGGAGGAGGCGCGCCGTATCGCCGAGGATGAGCGCCGCCGTTCCGAGCGCGAGGAATCCGAGCGCCGCCAGGCCGAGGAGGCCGCGCGGCTGGAGATGGAGGCGGCTGCCCGCAAGAAGGCCGAGGAGGACGCCGCCCGCCGTGCGCAGGCTCGCCCCGTCGGCCGCGCCGGCGCCCGCACGCCTGCCGACGTCATTCCCGGCCCGCCGCCGCCCGCCGACGATCTCGGCCTGCGCCCGGCTGGACGCACCGAATTCGCCGGCCGTGCCCGTTCCAAGGCGGATGAGGACGAGAGGGCCCGCCGTCCGGGCGCCAAGGTGGCGGAGGCCGCCAAGCCCTCGCGCGGACGCGGCGATGCCGACCGCCGTGCGGGACGCGTCAATCTCGACCGCGCCCTGTCCGACGAGGATGCCCGCGGCCGTTCGCTCTCCTCGATGCGCAGGCGCCAGGAGAAGTTCAAGCGGTCGCAGCAGAACCAGCAACGCGAGAAGATTGCCCGCGAAGTGATCCTACCCGAGACCATCACCATCCAGGAACTCGCCAACCGCATGTCGGAGCGGGCCGTCGACGTCATCAAGTTCCTGATGGCGCAGGGGCAGATGATGAAGCCGGGCGACGTCATCGACGCCGACCTCGCCGAGCTCATCGCCTCCGAATTCGGCCACACCGTCAAGCGCGTCGCCGCGTCCGACGTGGAAGAGGGCATCTTCAACGTCGCCGACAACCCGGAGAACATGGTCGCCCGCCCGCCGGTCGTCACCATCATGGGCCATGTCGACCACGGCAAGACCTCGCTTCTGGACGCGCTGCGCCAGACCAGCGTCGTTTCCGGCGAAGCCGGAGGCATCACGCAGCATATCGGCGCGTACCAGGTGGAGCAGAACGGGCAGAAGATCACCTTCATCGACACGCCCGGCCATGCGGCGTTCACCGCGATGCGCGCCCGTGGCGCGCAGGCCACGGACATCGCCATCCTCGTGGTGGCGGCCGATGACAGCGTGATGCCGCAGACGATCGAGTCGATCAGCCACGCCAAGGCGGCCGGGGTGCCGATCATCGTGGCGATCAACAAGATCGACAAGCCGGACGCAGACCCGCAGAAGGTGCGCACGGGCCTCCTCCAGCACGAGGTGTTCGTGGAATCCATGGGCGGCGAGGTGCTCGACGTCGAGGTCTCGGCGAAGAAGGGCACCAATCTCGACAAGCTGCTGGAGGCCATCCTCCTTCAGTCCGAGGTTCTGGAGCTGAGGGCCGACCCCGAGCGCACCGCCGAGGGCGTGGTGATCGAGGCCAAGCTCGACAAGGGCCGTGGCCCCGTGGCGACCGTGCTGGTGCAGTCCGGCACGCTGAAGACCGGCGACATCGTGGTGGCCGGCGACCAGTGGGGCCGCGTGCGCGCGCTCGTCGACGACAAGGGCAAGCAGCTCAAGACCGCCGGCCCGTCCATGCCGATCGAAGTGCTCGGCATGCAGGGCACGCCGGGCGCGGGCGACCGCTTCGCCGTGGTGGAGAACGAGGCCAAGGCCCGCGAGATCGCGGACTATCGCCAGCGGCTGGCCCGCGAGAAGGCGGTGGCCAAGTCCGCCGGCCAGCGCGGCTCGCTCGAGCAGATGATGAGCCAGCTCACCGATTCGGGGCTGAAGACCTTCCCGCTGCTCATCAAGGGCGACGTGCAGGGCTCCATCGAGGCGATCAACACCGCGCTGGAGAAGCTCGGGACCGACGAGGTGCAGGCGCGGATCGTCCATTCGGGCGCCGGTGCGATCACCGAATCGGACGTGCAGCTCGCCCAGACCTCGAACGCGGCGATCATCGGCTTCAACGTGCGCGCCAATGCGCAGGCCCGCACGGCGGCGGACCAGGCCGGCATCGAGCTTCGCTACTACAACGTCATCTACGACCTCGTGGACGACGTGAAGCAGGCGATGTCGGGCATGCTCTCGCCGGAGCGCCGCGAGACCTTCCTTGGCAATGCGGAGATCCTGGAGGTCTTCCACATCACCAAGATCGGCAAGGTCGCCGGCTGCCGCGTCACCGAAGGCAAGGTCGAGCGCGGTGCGGGCGTGCGCCTCATCCGGGATGGTGTCGTCATCCACGAAGGCACGCTCAAGACCCTCAAGCGCTTCAAGGACGAAGTGGCGGAGGTGCCGGGCGGCCAGGAGTGCGGCATGGCCTTCCAGAACTACGAGGACATCCGCCAGGGCGACGTCATCGAATGCTTCCGCGTGGAGCACGTGGCGCGCAGCCTCTGA
- a CDS encoding RNA-binding protein: MTADEDTLFEEALLNGRMCIVSRRSLPAEALIRFVVAPDGSLVPDLRRRLPGRGAHVEARREVVETAVRKGLFRRAFKGAGIVEAGLADTVDALLAKSALGALGLARKAGQLATGGAKVEAEVRSGRALALLQARDGAPDGLRKMEGARHAALRDGRARQMPLFRPFVSDELGLALGGVNVIHAAVLAGNAGAALLRRLEALEFYRGESPDATIMDSERAEGGVPGRDGRSEAFLGQEAEA, from the coding sequence TTGACGGCGGATGAGGATACCCTCTTCGAGGAGGCGCTCTTGAACGGACGCATGTGCATCGTCTCGCGACGAAGCCTGCCGGCCGAGGCGCTGATCCGCTTCGTCGTGGCGCCGGACGGCTCGCTCGTGCCCGATCTGCGGCGGCGGCTCCCCGGAAGAGGGGCCCATGTCGAGGCCCGGCGCGAGGTGGTCGAAACTGCGGTGCGCAAGGGGCTGTTCCGCCGCGCCTTCAAGGGCGCGGGTATTGTCGAGGCGGGGCTGGCCGATACGGTCGATGCCCTCCTTGCGAAGTCCGCCCTCGGCGCGCTCGGCCTTGCCCGCAAGGCGGGGCAGCTCGCCACGGGCGGCGCGAAGGTGGAGGCCGAGGTTCGCTCCGGCCGAGCGCTGGCGTTGCTCCAGGCCCGCGACGGGGCGCCGGACGGCCTGCGCAAGATGGAAGGCGCCCGCCATGCCGCCCTGCGCGACGGACGGGCGCGGCAGATGCCGCTCTTCCGCCCGTTCGTCTCGGACGAATTGGGTTTGGCCTTGGGCGGGGTGAATGTGATACATGCAGCCGTCCTTGCGGGAAATGCGGGCGCGGCTCTCCTGAGGCGCTTGGAAGCGCTGGAGTTCTACCGGGGCGAGAGCCCCGATGCGACGATCATGGATTCGGAGCGCGCCGAAGGCGGCGTGCCCGGCAGGGACGGAAGGTCCGAGGCATTTCTCGGGCAGGAAGCGGAAGCGTAG